The Amblyraja radiata isolate CabotCenter1 chromosome 1, sAmbRad1.1.pri, whole genome shotgun sequence genome contains a region encoding:
- the LOC116975083 gene encoding C-X-C motif chemokine 9-like isoform X3: MDRAASVTILILLLCAITTQGIPILGLQGRCRCIRTTSVFIRPKLIQRLVYIPPRSQCETAEIIITLKNRKRVCVNPDAKWLQAFINARRGS; this comes from the exons ATGGACAGAGCAGCCAGTGTGACCATCCTCATCCTCCTTCTGTGTGCCATCACTACACAGG GTATTCCGATCCTAGGACTACAAGGACGTTGCCGGTGTATTCGGACCACATCTGTTTTTATTCGTCCAAAATTAATCCAGAGATTGGTATACATTCCCCCAAGATCTCAATGCGAAACAGCTGAGATAAT CATCACTCTGAAAAATAGGAAGAGAGTGTGTGTGAATCCTGATGCCAAGTGGTTGCAGGCATTCATAAATGCGAGGAGAG